A single window of Microbispora hainanensis DNA harbors:
- a CDS encoding CBS domain-containing protein, producing the protein MLIGTILQSKGTGVATVPPHATVSELLARLAELNIGAVVVSEDGLTIAGIVSERDVVRRLNEHGAALLTMPVSSIMTAEVRTCGPDTNVDELRRTMTNHRIRHVPVVREGRLAGIVSIGDVVKTSIQELESEKEALVGYING; encoded by the coding sequence ATGCTCATCGGGACGATCTTGCAGAGCAAGGGAACAGGTGTGGCGACCGTTCCGCCGCACGCCACGGTGTCCGAGCTTCTCGCCCGGCTCGCCGAGCTCAACATCGGCGCGGTCGTGGTCTCCGAGGACGGTCTGACCATCGCGGGCATCGTGTCGGAACGCGACGTCGTACGGCGGCTCAACGAGCACGGCGCCGCGCTGCTCACCATGCCCGTTTCATCGATCATGACGGCCGAGGTGCGCACCTGCGGCCCGGACACCAACGTCGACGAGTTGCGCCGCACCATGACCAATCACCGGATCAGGCACGTGCCCGTCGTCCGCGAGGGCCGGCTGGCCGGCATCGTCAGCATCGGCGACGTCGTCAAGACCTCGATCCAGGAGCTGGAGAGCGAGAAGGAGGCCCTCGTCGGCTACATCAACGGCTGA
- a CDS encoding MarR family transcriptional regulator encodes MTGVLNRLEKAGYAHRQPDPEDRRRVRVVAGPAVAATAAAVYEPFYRRLNELFADYTPAEIAVLSDWFTRAGDLMRTYLEEIRSDQLAGVPRSRRTRSR; translated from the coding sequence GTGACCGGCGTGCTGAACCGGCTGGAGAAGGCCGGGTACGCGCACCGGCAGCCGGATCCCGAGGACCGCCGCCGGGTGCGCGTCGTCGCCGGCCCGGCCGTGGCCGCCACCGCCGCGGCCGTCTACGAACCCTTCTATCGGCGGTTGAACGAGCTGTTCGCCGACTACACGCCCGCGGAGATCGCCGTGCTGTCCGACTGGTTCACTCGCGCGGGCGACCTGATGCGGACGTATCTGGAGGAGATCCGGAGCGACCAGCTCGCCGGTGTGCCCCGCTCTCGGCGCACGCGGAGCCGTTGA
- a CDS encoding IS256 family transposase: MAVNDIVPAAGDYFDETLAAASPDLLRTMIREFAQRMMDAEVEQLCGAGYGEVSSERVNSRNGYRSREWDTRAGTIELAIPRLRSGSYFPDFLLDKRRRAERALTSVVATSYLLGVSTRRMEKLAESMGITKLSKSQVSKMAAELDELVASFRSRPLDGGPYTFVWIDALTQKVREGGRTVNVHCLIATGVNADGQREILGLDVVSCEDGAGWLAFLRGLVARGLSGVLLVTSDCHAGLRDAIAATLPGASWQRCRTHFARNLGTCVPKTAQPWVHTMLRTIFEQPDTESVHAQHRHVVEVLEAKYPKAADRLDEARDDILAFTAFPTAVWRQIWSNNPQERLNKEIRRRTDVVGIFPDREAIVRLVGAVLAEQNDEWTEQRRYMGLEILAECRKHTHSQNETNDAKVNIEAITA; encoded by the coding sequence GTGGCCGTCAATGACATTGTGCCCGCTGCCGGGGACTACTTCGACGAGACTCTCGCCGCGGCGAGCCCGGACCTGCTGCGCACGATGATCCGCGAGTTCGCGCAGCGGATGATGGACGCCGAGGTCGAGCAGCTGTGCGGGGCCGGCTACGGCGAGGTCAGCAGCGAGCGGGTCAACTCCCGCAACGGCTACCGCAGCCGGGAGTGGGACACCCGGGCCGGGACCATCGAGCTGGCCATCCCCCGCCTGCGGTCGGGGTCGTACTTCCCGGACTTCCTGCTGGACAAGCGCCGCCGGGCCGAACGGGCGCTGACCAGCGTGGTGGCCACCTCCTACCTGCTGGGTGTGTCCACACGGCGGATGGAAAAACTCGCCGAGTCGATGGGCATCACCAAGCTGTCCAAATCGCAGGTGTCGAAGATGGCCGCCGAGCTGGATGAGCTGGTCGCCTCGTTCCGGTCCCGGCCTTTGGACGGCGGGCCGTACACCTTCGTCTGGATCGACGCGCTCACTCAGAAGGTGCGTGAGGGCGGGCGGACGGTGAACGTGCACTGCCTGATCGCCACCGGTGTCAATGCCGACGGGCAGCGGGAGATCCTCGGCCTGGACGTCGTCTCCTGCGAAGACGGGGCGGGCTGGCTGGCGTTCCTGCGTGGCCTGGTCGCCCGCGGCCTGTCCGGCGTCCTGCTGGTCACCAGCGACTGCCACGCCGGGCTACGTGACGCGATCGCCGCCACGCTGCCCGGCGCCTCCTGGCAGCGCTGCCGCACCCACTTCGCGAGAAACCTGGGCACCTGTGTCCCGAAGACGGCGCAGCCGTGGGTGCACACGATGCTGCGCACCATCTTCGAACAGCCCGACACCGAGTCCGTGCACGCCCAGCACCGGCACGTGGTCGAGGTGCTGGAGGCCAAGTACCCCAAGGCCGCCGACCGGCTGGACGAGGCCCGTGATGACATCCTGGCCTTCACCGCCTTCCCCACGGCCGTCTGGCGGCAGATCTGGTCCAACAACCCCCAAGAGCGGCTGAACAAGGAGATCCGCCGCCGCACCGACGTGGTCGGCATCTTCCCCGACCGGGAGGCCATCGTCCGCCTGGTCGGCGCGGTGCTGGCCGAGCAGAACGACGAGTGGACCGAGCAGCGCCGCTACATGGGCCTGGAGATCCTGGCCGAATGCCGTAAGCACACCCACTCTCAAAATGAGACAAATGATGCTAAAGTGAATATCGAGGCGATTACGGCTTAG
- a CDS encoding RNA polymerase sigma factor: MGAADVEAVWRIESARIVAALTRFTGDFGLAEDAAQEAVAEALVSWPLEPPANPAGWLMATARRRAIDAIRRRTALQDRYALLAADPDDPPVDEEADPDRIDDDILALMFVSCHPMLSPEARVALTLRVVAGLSSEEIARAFLVPVPTVQARITRGKKTIAAAGVPFELPPADERRERLGGVLSVLYVIFTEGSTATSGDRLMRPDLAYEAIRLARTLAALQPYEPEVHGLLALCELTAARFPARTGPDGSPILLEDQDRRRWDCSAIRRGLAALAKASARGLGPYGLQAAIAATHASAPSVEETDWERIVVLYEALGRVAPSPVVELNRAVAVAMASGPAQALAIVDELIASGRLSGSHLVPTVRGELLARLGRKPEARAELELAARLCANQRERSVLLRKAAALG, encoded by the coding sequence ATGGGTGCGGCCGACGTCGAAGCCGTCTGGCGGATCGAGTCGGCGCGGATCGTCGCCGCTCTGACCCGGTTCACCGGCGATTTCGGGTTGGCCGAGGACGCGGCCCAGGAGGCGGTGGCCGAGGCGCTGGTGTCGTGGCCGCTCGAACCTCCGGCCAATCCGGCCGGCTGGCTCATGGCCACGGCGCGGCGGCGGGCCATCGACGCGATCCGCCGCAGGACCGCGCTCCAGGACCGGTACGCCCTGCTGGCGGCCGACCCGGACGATCCGCCGGTCGATGAGGAGGCCGACCCCGACAGGATCGACGACGACATCCTGGCGCTGATGTTCGTCAGCTGTCATCCGATGCTCTCGCCCGAGGCCCGCGTGGCGCTGACGCTGCGCGTGGTCGCCGGCCTGTCCAGCGAGGAGATCGCCCGTGCGTTCCTCGTCCCCGTCCCCACCGTGCAGGCCCGCATCACCCGGGGCAAGAAGACGATCGCGGCGGCCGGAGTGCCGTTCGAGCTGCCGCCGGCCGACGAGCGCCGGGAGCGGCTGGGCGGCGTGCTCAGCGTCCTCTACGTGATCTTCACCGAGGGTTCGACCGCCACATCGGGCGACCGGCTGATGCGCCCCGACCTCGCGTACGAGGCGATCCGGCTGGCCCGCACCCTGGCCGCGCTACAGCCGTACGAGCCGGAGGTGCACGGCCTGCTGGCGCTGTGCGAGCTGACGGCCGCGCGCTTCCCGGCCCGCACCGGCCCGGACGGCTCGCCGATCCTGCTGGAGGACCAGGACCGGCGGCGGTGGGACTGTTCGGCGATCCGCCGCGGGCTTGCCGCGCTGGCCAAGGCGTCCGCCCGCGGCCTCGGCCCCTACGGCCTGCAAGCCGCGATCGCCGCCACCCACGCGTCGGCGCCCTCGGTCGAGGAGACCGACTGGGAGCGGATCGTGGTGCTCTACGAGGCGCTCGGCCGGGTCGCGCCCTCGCCGGTGGTCGAGCTCAACCGGGCCGTCGCCGTCGCCATGGCCTCGGGTCCGGCCCAGGCCCTGGCCATCGTGGACGAGCTGATCGCCTCGGGCCGGCTCTCCGGGTCGCATCTGGTTCCGACCGTACGCGGGGAGCTGCTGGCCCGCCTCGGCCGGAAACCGGAGGCGCGCGCCGAGCTGGAGCTGGCGGCCCGGCTGTGCGCCAACCAGCGCGAACGCTCGGTGCTGTTGCGCAAGGCGGCCGCGCTGGGCTGA
- a CDS encoding cupin domain-containing protein codes for MTYPPPAYHGETGEPTASYRRPDATPELVYPSGTTVHYLATGATTNGQFGLYRWDMGPEPSGPAAHFHRSISESFYILTGTVRIYDGRRWIDTGPGDFVHVPEGGTHAFRNESGEPASMLLHFAPGAPREGYFEGLLTLADMSEEEKAEFYLRHDTFWL; via the coding sequence GTGACCTATCCCCCACCGGCCTACCACGGTGAGACGGGCGAGCCGACGGCGTCGTACCGGCGCCCGGACGCCACGCCCGAGCTGGTCTACCCGAGCGGAACCACGGTGCACTATCTGGCGACCGGTGCGACCACCAACGGGCAGTTCGGGCTCTACCGCTGGGACATGGGACCGGAGCCCAGCGGCCCGGCGGCGCACTTCCACCGGTCGATCTCCGAGTCGTTCTACATCCTCACCGGCACGGTGCGGATCTACGACGGCCGGCGTTGGATCGACACCGGCCCTGGCGACTTCGTACACGTTCCGGAGGGCGGCACCCACGCGTTCCGGAACGAGTCGGGAGAGCCGGCGTCGATGCTGCTGCACTTCGCGCCCGGCGCACCCCGGGAGGGCTACTTCGAGGGGCTGCTCACACTCGCGGACATGAGCGAAGAGGAGAAGGCGGAGTTCTACCTCCGCCACGACACCTTCTGGCTCTGA
- a CDS encoding carboxymuconolactone decarboxylase family protein, with the protein MEARMKNPAAIIPAAMKPIMELMKAAQSQGVPQELLELVHLRVSQINGCSPCVDSGLKSLRKLGESDERIGLVSAWREAPYYTDAERAALELAEASTRLADRADAVSDVVWDNAAGHFDEKQLASILLMIAVTNLFNRLNAPVRQIAGSW; encoded by the coding sequence ATGGAAGCCCGGATGAAGAACCCCGCCGCGATCATCCCCGCCGCGATGAAGCCGATCATGGAGCTGATGAAGGCCGCTCAGTCGCAAGGTGTCCCCCAGGAGCTCCTGGAGCTGGTGCACCTGCGGGTCAGCCAGATCAACGGCTGCAGCCCCTGCGTCGACAGCGGCCTGAAGAGCCTGCGCAAGCTCGGCGAGAGCGACGAGCGCATCGGCCTGGTCAGCGCCTGGCGCGAGGCCCCGTACTACACCGACGCCGAACGGGCCGCGCTGGAGCTGGCGGAGGCCTCGACCCGGTTGGCCGACCGCGCCGACGCCGTCTCCGACGTGGTCTGGGACAACGCCGCCGGCCACTTCGACGAGAAGCAGCTGGCCTCGATCCTGTTGATGATCGCCGTCACCAACCTCTTCAACCGCCTGAACGCCCCGGTCCGGCAGATCGCCGGCAGCTGGTAA
- a CDS encoding aminopeptidase P family protein, protein MAEKLNTGSHDLPVTEALAEFMRGGWADVHEDVAPLPVAAYAAKRRARLIERLPGERLVIPSGTLQARSNDDDHRFRTHSAFAYLTGDQQPDDVLVIEPSGEARLFLHPRPSRAESQEFYRDRRYGEFWVGRRFDLAEAEAAYQIECAHIGTLPAALSGPARVLRGVDASVDALVSPSGDDRDAELAAVLSELRLVKDEWEIAELQQAVDATARGFEDVVRALPAALAHPRGERYVEGVFGLRSRLEGNAVGYQSIVASGAHACVLHWIRNDGRLDPAELLLLDAGVEGDNLYTADVTRTLPLSGRFSPVQRQVYDLVYEAQTAAIAVLRPGVRFREFHETAMRVISDGLREWGLLTKSQADAGLHRRYTLCSSGHMLGLDVHDCARARAETYLDGVLEEGQVLTVEPGLYLQPDDLTLPPELRGIGVRIEDDLVITADGARLMSAALPRRSDEIEAWMAALAG, encoded by the coding sequence ATGGCCGAGAAACTCAACACCGGGAGTCACGATCTCCCGGTCACGGAAGCGCTCGCGGAGTTCATGCGCGGAGGCTGGGCCGACGTGCACGAGGACGTGGCGCCGCTGCCGGTCGCCGCGTACGCGGCCAAGCGGCGGGCCCGGCTCATCGAACGGCTGCCCGGCGAGCGCCTCGTCATCCCCTCGGGCACGCTGCAGGCCCGCAGCAACGACGACGACCACCGGTTCCGCACGCACAGCGCGTTCGCCTACCTGACCGGCGACCAGCAGCCGGACGACGTCCTGGTGATCGAGCCGTCGGGTGAGGCGCGGCTGTTCCTGCATCCCCGCCCGTCCCGTGCCGAGTCGCAGGAGTTCTACCGCGACCGGCGGTACGGCGAGTTCTGGGTGGGCCGCCGTTTCGACCTCGCGGAGGCAGAGGCGGCGTACCAGATCGAGTGCGCGCACATCGGCACGCTGCCGGCCGCGCTGAGCGGGCCCGCGCGCGTGCTGCGCGGGGTGGACGCCTCGGTGGACGCGCTCGTCTCCCCCTCCGGCGACGACCGGGACGCCGAGCTGGCCGCGGTCCTGTCGGAGCTGCGGCTGGTCAAGGACGAGTGGGAGATCGCGGAGCTCCAGCAGGCGGTGGACGCGACGGCGCGCGGGTTCGAGGACGTGGTGCGCGCGCTGCCCGCGGCCCTCGCGCACCCGCGCGGCGAGCGGTACGTCGAGGGCGTCTTCGGCCTGCGCTCGCGGCTGGAGGGCAACGCGGTGGGCTACCAGTCGATCGTGGCGTCCGGCGCGCACGCGTGCGTGCTGCACTGGATCCGCAACGACGGACGGCTCGACCCCGCCGAGCTGCTGCTGCTGGACGCCGGGGTCGAGGGCGACAACCTCTACACGGCCGACGTCACCCGCACACTGCCGCTGTCGGGCCGGTTCAGCCCGGTGCAGCGGCAGGTGTACGACCTGGTCTATGAGGCGCAGACGGCCGCCATCGCGGTGCTGCGCCCTGGTGTGCGCTTCCGCGAGTTCCACGAGACCGCGATGCGGGTGATCTCCGACGGGCTGCGCGAGTGGGGCCTGCTGACGAAATCGCAGGCCGACGCGGGCCTGCACCGGCGCTACACCCTGTGCAGCAGCGGCCACATGCTGGGCCTCGACGTGCACGACTGCGCCCGGGCGCGGGCGGAGACCTACCTGGACGGCGTGCTGGAGGAGGGGCAGGTGCTGACCGTGGAGCCGGGGCTCTACCTCCAGCCCGACGACCTGACGCTGCCGCCGGAGCTGCGCGGGATCGGCGTCCGCATCGAGGACGACCTCGTGATCACGGCCGACGGCGCCCGCCTGATGTCGGCCGCGCTGCCCCGCCGCTCCGACGAGATCGAGGCGTGGATGGCCGCTCTGGCCGGGTGA
- a CDS encoding Smr/MutS family protein, with protein MKLKLDLHDIYNKGSEIDKALHGIIQEAVRKKATQVEIIPGKGSGQLKKKVLRFLEQKEIKALYHRIDKDSKNHGRLFVYFQWK; from the coding sequence GTGAAGCTGAAGCTCGACCTCCACGACATCTACAACAAGGGCAGCGAGATCGACAAGGCGCTGCACGGCATCATCCAGGAGGCCGTACGCAAGAAGGCGACCCAGGTGGAGATCATCCCGGGCAAGGGGTCCGGCCAGCTCAAGAAGAAGGTGTTGCGCTTCCTGGAGCAGAAGGAGATCAAGGCGCTCTACCACCGGATCGACAAGGATTCCAAGAACCACGGCCGCCTGTTCGTCTATTTCCAGTGGAAGTAG
- a CDS encoding YciI family protein produces MPSYMLIMRGTDESNAAMMADIEEMMARTRQFIDEMVKAGVLLAAEGLDDPRQGAVVDFNGEVPVVTDGPYGETKELFGGYFLLDVASKQEAVEWAKRVPAVTGSKIEVRRVAGEDEMPQNTARSVEGRARV; encoded by the coding sequence ATGCCGAGCTACATGCTGATCATGCGGGGCACCGACGAGTCGAACGCGGCCATGATGGCCGACATCGAGGAGATGATGGCCAGGACCCGTCAGTTCATCGATGAGATGGTCAAGGCCGGCGTTCTCCTCGCGGCGGAAGGGCTGGACGATCCGCGCCAGGGTGCCGTGGTCGACTTCAATGGCGAGGTCCCGGTGGTCACGGACGGGCCGTACGGAGAGACGAAGGAACTGTTCGGGGGCTACTTCCTGCTCGACGTCGCCTCGAAGCAGGAGGCGGTCGAGTGGGCCAAGCGGGTCCCGGCCGTCACGGGTTCCAAGATCGAGGTCCGGCGGGTGGCCGGCGAAGACGAGATGCCGCAGAACACCGCGCGATCCGTCGAGGGACGGGCCCGGGTCTGA